TGCACCTGAAATACAATTTGGAATTGAATCTCGAGCTACATTATTTCCTTTTGTTAAAAGTTTAAAGAATTCTCCTATTATACAAATTAATTGTGCCTTTAAATCTTCTATAATTTTAATGTTAGACATTATATTAAAATTATCTTTTTTCATAGTCATATCACCCTCTCTCAAAACCCTGTATTACTATTTTAATTTTTTTTCTTAAGTATTGCAAGAACTTATAATCTTTTTTTGCTATTTTTTACCATTTATTTAAAATTATATGCTTATGTATATTTTTATATATTAAAAAACCCCTGATTTCTCAGGGGATATTAATTATTACCTTTATTCTGTTGTGAATGGTAATAATGCTATGTTTCTTGCTCTCTTAATTGAAGATGTTAATTCTCTTTGATGTTTAGCGCAAGCTCCAGAAATTCTTCTAGGAAGAATCTTTCCTCTTTCTGTAACATACTTTCTTAGCTTATTTATATCTTTATAATCGATAAATTCAGCCTTATCTACACAAAAAGCACAAACTTTTTTTCTAGATCTTCTCATTTTACCGCCAGGTCTTCTACCGTTGTTACCTTCTTCTCTGCTCATCTTTTTCCCTCCTTACTATAATTTTAGAAAGGCATATCTCCATCATCTACAGGAGTTATATCCTCTTCAAAATTTCCGCCACTAAATGCGTCATTTACTGGCATTGAAT
The window above is part of the Clostridium saccharoperbutylacetonicum N1-4(HMT) genome. Proteins encoded here:
- the rpsR gene encoding 30S ribosomal protein S18, producing MSREEGNNGRRPGGKMRRSRKKVCAFCVDKAEFIDYKDINKLRKYVTERGKILPRRISGACAKHQRELTSSIKRARNIALLPFTTE